One Opitutaceae bacterium DNA segment encodes these proteins:
- a CDS encoding uracil-DNA glycosylase family protein encodes MDREDLASLLSRVRNCTVCADSLPHGPRPVVQIHPDARILVIGQAPGTKVHASGVPWDDPSGRLLRNWMGIDPTVFYDATRVAMMPMGFCYPGKGKTGDLPPRPECAPLWHAALREHMSRIRLTLVIGLYAQRHYMSQRFEGNLTATVRSFRSFLPELLPLPHPSPRNGRWLVRNPWFERELVPVLQKRVAAALAPGRRRSRRD; translated from the coding sequence ATGGACCGGGAAGACCTCGCTTCGCTCCTCAGCCGAGTCCGCAACTGCACCGTCTGCGCCGACTCCCTGCCCCACGGACCCCGGCCCGTCGTTCAGATCCACCCGGATGCCCGCATCCTCGTCATCGGTCAGGCCCCGGGGACAAAGGTCCACGCCAGCGGAGTGCCCTGGGACGATCCGAGCGGCCGTCTCCTGCGCAACTGGATGGGCATTGACCCCACTGTTTTCTACGACGCCACCCGGGTGGCCATGATGCCGATGGGATTCTGCTATCCGGGGAAGGGAAAGACCGGAGACCTGCCACCCCGCCCGGAATGCGCCCCGCTCTGGCACGCTGCCTTGCGGGAGCACATGTCACGGATCCGGTTGACTCTCGTGATCGGCCTGTATGCCCAACGTCACTACATGAGTCAACGATTCGAGGGCAACCTGACCGCGACCGTCCGTTCATTCCGCTCTTTTCTTCCCGAACTCCTTCCCTTGCCGCATCCTTCCCCGCGGAACGGGCGATGGCTGGTTCGGAACCCGTGGTTCGAGAGAGAACTCGTGCCCGTCCTGCAGAAACGGGTAGCCGCGGCGCTTGCGCCCGGACGTCGCCGCAGCCGGCGGGATTAA
- a CDS encoding DUF5703 domain-containing protein, producing MARSPASSVLIRTLIVALAMSSLTEGSPAASRPPDRMPDPVVWDSPSADARGSMPLGNGDIGLNAWVDAGGDLLFYIGKTDAWEDNSRLAKVGLVRLRLSPPLPTNSSSFRQELHPARGEMIVRTSDPTNGTRAVRLWVDANHPVIHLEVESDTASTATASFELWRTEPTVLPSIEVGDVLLDRLVDGAQREPTVVEPDTVLHNLESGIGWYHRNGKSVGPEMTMRIQDLLEAPWRDPIIHRVFGAWIIGDGVERSDDYHLVSPDQTHHRFRIHVLTRQPATAEEWFEAILLSESNIQAIGHDPARAAHLAWWRDFWSRSHIRITPRGSSPPASVQAVNRGYALQRYIIACGGRGDYPIKFNGSIFTVPWPDTPGGPDYRRWGTGYWWQNTRLSYTALCTSGDLDLLPSLYKMYAGEVLDVSIHRTHRYFGIENAAYFPECIYPWGAVFSEVYGWDPPAAERTDKLQKNRYHKWEWVSGLEFVFMLQDYYAHTDDKAFLKETILPTALPVLRFFDLFYQTGPDGKLVMHPAQALETWWDATNPMSEVAGLHAVIGRLLDLPGPDLPAEDRHYLEGLRERIPTLPTREVDGVRMLAPAARFEEKRNIENPELYAVFPFRMVSFEKPNATLGIEALHHRLDRGAFGWRQEDIFMAYLGLADEARDYVVERASVHDPDSRFPAFWGPNYDWTPDQDHGGVLVTALQAMLLQSEGDRIFLLPAWPADWDVDFKLHAPHRTTIEGTVEAGVLTVLRVNPEARRRDIVVPDRFRPAEG from the coding sequence GTGGCCCGTTCACCGGCTTCCAGCGTGCTCATCCGAACCCTCATCGTCGCACTCGCCATGTCTTCCCTGACCGAAGGCTCTCCCGCCGCCTCAAGGCCGCCCGATCGAATGCCGGATCCCGTTGTCTGGGATTCTCCCAGCGCCGACGCCCGTGGCTCCATGCCCCTGGGCAATGGGGACATTGGCCTCAACGCCTGGGTCGATGCCGGAGGCGACCTCCTCTTCTACATCGGAAAGACCGACGCCTGGGAGGACAATTCCCGGCTGGCCAAGGTCGGCCTCGTCCGGTTGAGACTCTCTCCACCCCTTCCGACCAATTCTTCATCCTTCCGTCAGGAACTCCACCCGGCGCGGGGAGAGATGATCGTCAGGACGTCGGACCCGACCAATGGCACAAGAGCGGTCCGCCTCTGGGTGGATGCCAATCACCCTGTCATCCACCTTGAGGTGGAAAGCGACACCGCGTCTACCGCAACGGCATCCTTCGAACTCTGGCGGACGGAGCCCACCGTCCTGCCCAGCATCGAGGTCGGTGATGTCCTGCTCGACCGGCTGGTCGACGGTGCCCAACGTGAACCCACGGTTGTCGAACCGGACACCGTTCTGCACAACCTTGAATCCGGAATCGGCTGGTATCACCGGAACGGGAAATCCGTCGGCCCGGAGATGACCATGAGGATTCAAGACCTCCTCGAGGCGCCGTGGAGGGATCCGATCATCCACCGCGTTTTCGGGGCCTGGATCATCGGAGACGGGGTTGAGCGTTCCGACGACTATCACCTGGTCAGCCCGGATCAAACGCACCACCGCTTCCGGATCCATGTGCTGACCCGCCAACCGGCGACGGCCGAGGAATGGTTCGAAGCGATTCTGCTCTCGGAATCGAACATCCAGGCGATCGGCCATGATCCGGCCCGTGCCGCCCACCTTGCCTGGTGGCGGGATTTCTGGTCACGCAGCCATATCCGGATCACGCCACGCGGGTCGTCCCCCCCGGCCTCCGTTCAAGCGGTCAATCGCGGCTATGCCCTGCAGCGCTATATCATCGCCTGCGGAGGCCGTGGCGACTACCCGATCAAGTTCAACGGCTCCATCTTCACCGTCCCCTGGCCGGACACCCCGGGTGGGCCCGACTACCGCCGATGGGGAACCGGCTACTGGTGGCAGAACACACGCCTCTCCTACACCGCGCTCTGCACCTCCGGCGACCTCGACCTGCTCCCCTCGCTCTACAAAATGTATGCCGGAGAGGTCCTCGATGTATCCATCCATCGGACCCATCGCTATTTCGGAATCGAGAACGCCGCCTACTTTCCCGAATGCATTTATCCCTGGGGTGCCGTCTTCAGTGAAGTCTACGGGTGGGACCCACCCGCCGCGGAGCGGACGGACAAGCTCCAGAAAAACCGCTACCACAAATGGGAGTGGGTTTCCGGTCTCGAGTTTGTCTTCATGTTGCAGGACTATTATGCGCATACCGACGACAAGGCTTTCCTGAAGGAAACCATCCTGCCCACCGCCCTGCCCGTCCTGAGGTTCTTCGACCTATTCTACCAGACCGGTCCCGACGGCAAACTGGTCATGCATCCCGCCCAGGCCCTCGAGACCTGGTGGGACGCCACCAACCCGATGTCGGAAGTGGCCGGACTCCACGCCGTTATCGGCCGGCTTCTCGACCTGCCCGGGCCGGACCTGCCCGCAGAAGACCGTCACTACCTCGAGGGCCTTCGGGAAAGGATCCCCACCCTGCCCACTCGGGAGGTCGACGGGGTCCGAATGCTCGCTCCGGCCGCTCGGTTCGAGGAAAAGCGGAACATCGAAAACCCGGAACTCTACGCCGTCTTTCCCTTCCGCATGGTCTCCTTTGAGAAGCCCAACGCGACCCTCGGCATCGAAGCGCTCCACCACCGCCTCGACCGGGGGGCGTTCGGCTGGCGACAGGAGGATATATTCATGGCCTACCTCGGACTGGCCGACGAGGCCCGCGATTACGTGGTCGAGCGTGCCTCCGTCCATGATCCCGACTCACGTTTTCCGGCCTTCTGGGGTCCCAATTACGATTGGACGCCCGACCAGGATCACGGTGGAGTCCTCGTCACCGCTCTCCAGGCCATGCTCCTTCAGTCCGAAGGAGACAGGATTTTCCTCCTGCCCGCCTGGCCGGCCGACTGGGATGTCGACTTCAAGCTCCACGCCCCCCATCGTACCACAATTGAGGGCACGGTGGAGGCCGGCGTGCTGACGGTCCTTCGGGTCAACCCGGAAGCACGCCGCCGGGATATTGTTGTCCCTGATCGCTTCCGCCCGGCGGAGGGCTGA
- a CDS encoding nitronate monooxygenase — protein MKLPKIIQGGMGAGVSDWRLARSVSTRGQIGVVSGTALDLILVRRLQVGDPGGHMRRALEAFPDPVIADRILTRYFIANGKDADRPFAGKPMVGNRPSRQLEELIVAANFAEVYLAKEGHDGLVGINYLHKIQAPLLASLYGAMLAGVDLVLVGAGIPIEIPRAIESLTRGEPVESKLQIRKTESGKEHFLSFDPRNVLETPPPSLPRPLFFPIVSSASLAGLLVKKSNGGVNGLIIEGPTAGGHNAPPRGKTELSAEGEPVYGQRDAIDLVAINALGVPFFLAGSYGGPGRLKEALAAGAAGIQVGTLFAFCDESGMRADIKHDLIRRCQDKQPRVFTDPLASPTGFPIKVLSVPDTLSEAGVYDGRQRKCDLGYLREAYELPNGNLGWRCPADEIHLYTKSGGAIEDTVGRKCLCNGLMANIGLPQVRAEGIVELPLVTCGDDLQSIFQVVGSDRKSYTASEVIDYLLTVIE, from the coding sequence ATGAAGTTGCCCAAGATCATCCAAGGAGGGATGGGCGCGGGTGTATCCGATTGGCGATTGGCCCGCTCCGTTTCAACCAGGGGCCAGATCGGTGTGGTTTCGGGCACCGCTCTCGATCTGATTCTCGTCCGGCGACTGCAGGTCGGTGACCCAGGCGGCCATATGCGCCGTGCCCTTGAGGCCTTCCCCGATCCGGTTATCGCCGATCGCATCCTCACCCGTTACTTCATCGCGAATGGCAAGGACGCCGATCGCCCGTTTGCCGGGAAACCGATGGTGGGCAATCGGCCCAGCCGGCAACTTGAGGAATTGATCGTCGCCGCCAATTTTGCCGAGGTCTACCTCGCCAAGGAAGGACATGACGGACTGGTCGGGATCAACTACCTGCACAAGATTCAGGCCCCGCTGCTCGCCTCGCTCTACGGCGCCATGCTCGCCGGAGTTGACCTCGTCCTCGTCGGTGCCGGAATACCGATCGAGATCCCACGGGCCATCGAAAGCCTGACCCGGGGCGAACCCGTCGAATCCAAACTTCAGATACGCAAGACCGAGAGCGGGAAGGAACATTTTCTTTCCTTCGACCCCCGGAACGTTCTTGAGACGCCCCCGCCATCACTTCCGCGCCCCCTTTTCTTTCCCATCGTCTCATCCGCGTCCCTTGCCGGTCTCCTGGTCAAGAAAAGCAACGGCGGAGTCAACGGTCTCATCATCGAGGGCCCGACGGCCGGAGGTCACAATGCCCCTCCGAGGGGCAAGACTGAACTCAGTGCGGAAGGCGAACCGGTCTACGGGCAACGCGATGCGATCGATCTCGTCGCCATCAACGCACTCGGGGTGCCTTTCTTTCTGGCCGGGTCCTACGGCGGGCCGGGCCGGCTCAAGGAGGCCCTGGCCGCCGGTGCCGCCGGTATCCAGGTCGGCACGCTCTTTGCCTTCTGCGACGAATCGGGGATGCGCGCCGACATCAAGCACGACCTGATCCGGAGGTGCCAGGACAAGCAGCCCCGGGTCTTCACCGATCCCCTGGCTTCACCGACGGGTTTTCCCATCAAGGTGCTTTCCGTCCCCGACACTCTTTCGGAAGCCGGTGTCTATGACGGCCGGCAGCGCAAATGTGACCTCGGTTACCTTCGCGAAGCCTATGAACTCCCCAACGGCAACCTCGGTTGGCGCTGCCCGGCAGATGAAATCCACCTCTACACCAAGAGCGGTGGCGCGATCGAGGATACCGTCGGCCGCAAATGCCTCTGCAACGGCCTCATGGCCAATATCGGACTTCCTCAGGTCCGCGCTGAAGGCATCGTCGAATTGCCGCTGGTGACCTGCGGCGACGATCTTCAAAGCATCTTCCAGGTGGTGGGATCAGACCGGAAATCGTATACCGCGTCCGAGGTCATCGATTATCTGCTCACGGTAATTGAGTGA